The genomic window AATGTCAAAACTGATGTTGTGGAGGGCAGGGAGCCACTCTTTTGCTTTTCTAAAGAGATTCTTTTTCAGAGGATATAACTTAGAGAGATTATTTATTTTAATTAAAGTTTCAGCCATATCTCACCCCTAAACCAGATGGCAGGCCACATAGTGCCTGTCATCAATGAGACGCAATTCAGGTTCTTTTTCTATGCATACCTTTTCCTTCAAAGGGTTTCTCGGATGAAATCTACAGCCAGAAGGAGGATCAATAAGATCAGGTGGTTCTCCAGGTATAGGATTCAATTTTTTTATCTCTCCCTTTATAGAGGGATATGAACCCAATAAGCCCTTGGTGTAAGGATGAAGCGGATTTGAAACCAGGTCCGATGTTGGGGCATATTCTACTAAGGTACCAGCATATAATACACCAAGCATGTTACAAGTTTCAATAATGACAGATATGTCATGAGAGATATAGATCATGGTCATTTCCAGTTTTTCTTGGAGCTTTATAATCTCACTGATGATTTGATCCTGAACTAATACATCCAGAGCCGTTGTTGGCTCATCAGCAATAATAAGGTCTGGATTGCATGCAAGCGCCATAGCAATAATAGCCCTCTGCCTCATTCCTCCGCTATATTCATGGGGATAATCTCTTGCTCGTATAGGATCAATCCCCACAAGCCTATACAGTTCTTCAACCCTCTTTCTGGCATCTACTTTATTTATATCACTATGAGTCATGATTGCCTCAATAATCTGGTCTTCTATTCTAAAGACAGGGTTTAAGGCATTCATTGCAGCTTGGAATATCATGGATATCCTTTTCCATCTTATCTTTCGCATTTCTTCATCTGTTTTGGTTAATAAATCTTCACCATCAAAGATAATCTGCCCATTTGTTATCTCCGCATTTTGAGGAAGAAGTCCCATGATTGCCATTCCTATGGTGGTTTTTCCACATCCAGATTCTCCCACAAACCCAATAGACTCACCTTTTTCTACATCAAAAGAAACATTTTTTACAGCCTGAACATTTCCTTCTGATATTTTATATTGTATGCTTAGATTCTTTATTTCTAAAATCTTCATATTTAACTATCTTTCCCTGAGCCTGGGATTAACAATTTCGTCCATAGCCCTGCCTATAAGATAGAAGGATAGGGTTATGAGAGATATACTGATTCCAGGAGGAAGAAGCCAATAAGGTGCCCTGAACATATTTCCTGTCTTCCAGCACCATTGCAACATCATTCCCCAACTTACTGTACTGGTATCACCAAAGCCGAGAAAAGAAAGGGCTGCTTCTACCAGTATAGCCGAGGTTACCCTGAAGGTCATATAGAGTAAAGAGAGGGGAATAATATTTGGTACAATGTGTCTATGGATGATTCCAAATGGGTGTGATCCAGCAAGCCTTGCAGCATCGACATAGGGCCTCTCCTTTAAGGTTAAGACCTGAGACCTGATGACTCTAGCAGTACCTGCCCATCCAAGA from Nitrospinota bacterium includes these protein-coding regions:
- a CDS encoding ABC transporter ATP-binding protein translates to MKILEIKNLSIQYKISEGNVQAVKNVSFDVEKGESIGFVGESGCGKTTIGMAIMGLLPQNAEITNGQIIFDGEDLLTKTDEEMRKIRWKRISMIFQAAMNALNPVFRIEDQIIEAIMTHSDINKVDARKRVEELYRLVGIDPIRARDYPHEYSGGMRQRAIIAMALACNPDLIIADEPTTALDVLVQDQIISEIIKLQEKLEMTMIYISHDISVIIETCNMLGVLYAGTLVEYAPTSDLVSNPLHPYTKGLLGSYPSIKGEIKKLNPIPGEPPDLIDPPSGCRFHPRNPLKEKVCIEKEPELRLIDDRHYVACHLV